One genomic window of Medicago truncatula cultivar Jemalong A17 chromosome 1, MtrunA17r5.0-ANR, whole genome shotgun sequence includes the following:
- the LOC11432392 gene encoding F-box/FBD/LRR-repeat protein At1g13570, which translates to MNYVHLKGRKIANTIRRTVIGVEPDRISCLPGHVIDQILSYLPIREAVKTSVLSSEWRNKWHTLPNIVFDLNCVSNIEAIKDPSIFMSKLLRIVDHVLLLHSGPINKFQLSDPGCDLSDVNSVADIDRWILRLTEKSIKEFVLQIFVAKKYYKIPQCLFSCQSLQNLKLDCCCIQPPTTFKGFKNLKSLELYQVTMAQDAFENLISGCHLLEDLKLLYLEGLTQLNIHAPNLKKFLIVGDFVDFSFDNTFQLTELGLFSFDSRSNHSQLRGCSSDVPVKLPTPCINLSSLFICIRFNDLKQILAALCLLRSSPNLRRLEIAAKLEKHTDLLTPASYCWKDVFLEPPVPLRVRHVSIKGISDNTSELDFIRFLLMYSPMLEKMTVKLEINVTPELMTKIIQFKRASEQAEVIYQENDSS; encoded by the exons ATGAATTATGTCCATCTGAAGGGGAGAAAAATAGCAAACACTATTCGCAGAACGGTGATTGGCGTGGAGCCGGATAGAATTAGTTGCTTACCAGGTCATGTAATAGATCAGATTCTCTCATACTTGCCAATTAGGGAAGCAGTGAAAACAAGTGTTTTGTCCAGTGAATGGAGGAATAAATGGCACACACTACCAAATATTGTGTTTGATTTAAATTGTGTCTCTAATATTGAAGCTATCAAAGATCCTTCAATTTTTATGAGCAAGCTGTTGAGAATTGTTGATCATGTACTTCTACTTCATTCTGGACCGATCAACAAGTTCCAGCTCTCCGACCCCGGTTGTGATCTCAGTGATGTTAACTCTGTGGCTGATATTGATCGGTGGATTCTTCGTCTAACAGAAAAGTCTATTAAAGAGTTCGTGTTGCAAATCTTTGTAGCGAAGAAGTACTATAAGATACCCCAATGCTTGTTCTCATGTCAAAGTTTACAGAATTTAAAATTAGACTGTTGTTGTATTCAACCTCCAACAACGTTTAAAGGCTTCAAGAACTTGAAAAGTCTTGAACTATATCAGGTTACAATGGCTCAAGATGCTTTTGAAAACTTGATATCCGGCTGCCACCTGCTAGAAGATTtgaaattgttatatcttgaAGGTTTAACCCAACTTAATATCCATGCACCAAATCTGAAGAAATTTCTCATCGTTGGTGATTTTGTGGATTTTAGCTTTGACAACACTTTCCAATTAACTGAGTtaggtttattttcttttgactcTCGAAGCAATCATAGTCAATTGCGTGGATGCTCAA GTGATGTGCCGGTAAAACTTCCGACACCTTGTATCAATTTAAGTTCTCTTTTCATATGCATAAGGTTCAATGACTTGAAACAAATTTTGGCTGCTCTTTGCTTGCTTAGAAGCTCACCTAATCTTCGAAGATTGGAAATAGCT GCAAAGCTTGAGAAACATACTGACCTTTTAACACCCGCCTCCTATTGTTGGAAAGATGTCTTTTTGGAGCCACCCGTGCCCCTCCGAGTGCGCCATGTGAGCATAAAAGGAATCTCTGACAATACATCTGAATTAGATTTTATCAGATTTCTACTTATGTATTCTCCCATGCTAGAAAAGATGACGGTGAAGCTTGAAATAAACGTCACACCCGAGTTGATGACAAAAATTATTCAGTTCAAGAGAGCATCGGAACAAGCTGAAGTTATTTACCAAGAGAATGATTCTTCGTAA